In Camelina sativa cultivar DH55 chromosome 16, Cs, whole genome shotgun sequence, a single window of DNA contains:
- the LOC104753648 gene encoding small ubiquitin-related modifier 2-like yields MHPDDTISLSVMSFPEETKKMELMSFTKTVADVMQEVEESAKREIEVSLNPPLEASDKAPPEPTDDRVKIVITIQDKDEKKQCRVFADEKFEQVFKMYAEKAELNLQNLVFIFDGDKIDPSTTPAELDMEDHDLIEVHTKKS; encoded by the exons ATGCATCCTGATGATACGATTTCGTTGAGTGTAATGTCATTTCCTGAAGA GACGAAGAAGATGGAGCTCATGTCATTCACAAAAACTGTAGCGGATGTGATGCAGGAAGTTGAGGAGTCTGCTAAAAGGGAGATTGAAGTATCACTCAATCCACCTTTAGAGGCTTCTGATAAGGCACCACCAGAGCCTACGGATGACAGGGTCAAGATTGTCATTACAATTCAGGACAAAGATGAAAAGAAGCAATGCCGTGTGTTTGCG GATGAGAAGTTTGAGCAGGTTTTCAAAATGTATGCAGAGAAAGCTGAGCTTAACCTGCAAAATcttgtatttatttttgacgGTGATAAGATTGATCCATCGACCACTCCTGCTGAACTTGATATGGAGGATCATGATTTGATCGAAGTACACACCAAAAAAAGTTGA